From the genome of Cellvibrio japonicus Ueda107, one region includes:
- a CDS encoding DUF1592 domain-containing protein: MKNLLKLSMLSLGLIASGSTLAQGACSVSYTTTNSWGNGAQINVAVKNNGAAVSSWEVCWTFNGSEVIANMWDGTFTASGQNVCVKNAGYNGNLASNATVQFGFIVNNPGSQAPGGYTLNGASCDGTTPSSSSSSSSSAPPSSSSVSSSSSSVAPTVARWLLDATKSSFHFVTVKNISTAETMTFSQLQGTVATNGSATLTIPLATISSGVEIRNTRMQTLLFESGYLPSLHFTTQLDTSALESLAAGSMQVQSLTGNLILHGVSKAVTFDATIVKHSNTSISVSPRRPIVINSADFELNAGVEALRAIANLSNIGERVPVYFKMFLTRDNPTNVAAIVLPTAPAAPQSLQGSVSQGNGNATLTWADVSNNESGFLVRRLGADGRWTTQTNLPANTSSYIDSLLSSPGSYDYKVISYRDSVPSTPSAAITLVYNDGTGSSSSSSVPPGSSSSSSSSTNGTGSSSSSSSTGYLVGDATRGANLWNTQTCVACHGVDGERNASGTPALTPLNPNRDLYRHSRDTQDRALRDFISMWMPQGNEGSCTGQCAADIEAFIRTWRRPSDGIPDNPVSYFSCPSNASTYGQRTLRLLTKQEYQRSVRDLVGYQEDVISRLPDDFITGSFVNNNTLLVDRSRYTSYLSTAERIATNVATRWNAVLSCTPSTTCADRLVSELGPRIFRRPLTTEETSAYQAVARGTAAGRTPAQGMEIALAAMLSSPQFLYRSELGDASGSGVYKLNGYEMATYLSYTLTGTTPSTTLLAAAGRGDLNTVAGIRQQAASLLNTTNTRELLNDFVNRWLGTDQLETKEKTGVSNFGTLANDMKLELGKNFAHAMLDSSSTFASIYNPSYTHVNQRLASLYGLSYTSSGADADGFVRTAASERGGILISGAFLSRYASATDANLVTRSVAIRRRMMCQDIPEPPSGVSLDREALAARDKEFFEDPRTTQRMIFDRITSGTSCSNCHGEIINPLGGALENYDTLGRVRTVDLKGNAIVSTGTFFSPFPQLQFLNDPDRVIHSPAIQFSGGKDLARTIVEDPMVSGLAQSCLATQFMSYSSGIHSIFLIDSTRNVGYARISKEEENAYRCGITNLTNVLTTRGPRAMLEEISALDSVIYRQEWAR, encoded by the coding sequence ATGAAAAATTTACTTAAACTCTCGATGCTCTCCCTGGGTTTGATTGCCTCCGGCAGTACCCTGGCGCAAGGTGCATGTAGTGTTAGCTATACAACAACCAACAGTTGGGGTAACGGTGCCCAGATCAACGTTGCGGTAAAAAATAATGGTGCAGCCGTTAGCAGCTGGGAAGTGTGCTGGACATTTAACGGCAGCGAAGTTATTGCCAATATGTGGGATGGCACCTTCACCGCCAGTGGACAAAACGTCTGTGTCAAAAACGCAGGCTACAACGGCAACCTGGCTAGTAACGCGACCGTGCAATTTGGATTTATTGTTAATAATCCAGGCAGCCAGGCACCTGGCGGTTACACCCTGAACGGTGCAAGCTGCGATGGCACAACCCCCAGTAGCAGCAGTTCGTCCAGCAGCAGCGCTCCACCATCCAGCAGTTCCGTCTCCAGCAGCAGTAGCAGTGTTGCCCCCACGGTTGCCCGCTGGTTGTTGGACGCCACCAAATCCAGTTTCCATTTTGTGACGGTAAAAAATATCAGCACAGCGGAAACCATGACCTTCAGCCAATTGCAGGGTACTGTTGCCACCAATGGCAGTGCGACACTGACCATTCCCCTGGCAACCATTTCCAGTGGTGTTGAAATCCGCAACACCCGTATGCAAACGCTGTTGTTTGAATCAGGCTACTTGCCCAGCTTGCATTTCACTACGCAATTGGACACCAGTGCATTGGAAAGCCTGGCAGCCGGTAGCATGCAGGTACAAAGCCTGACCGGTAACCTGATCCTGCACGGCGTCAGCAAAGCTGTCACGTTTGATGCAACGATTGTGAAACACAGCAATACCAGCATCAGTGTATCGCCGCGTCGTCCTATCGTGATCAACAGTGCTGATTTCGAATTGAACGCCGGTGTAGAAGCCCTGCGTGCGATTGCCAATCTAAGCAATATCGGTGAACGCGTACCTGTGTATTTCAAAATGTTCCTGACACGCGATAACCCAACCAACGTTGCGGCAATTGTATTGCCCACCGCGCCGGCTGCGCCCCAAAGCCTGCAGGGCAGTGTAAGCCAGGGCAATGGCAATGCCACGTTGACCTGGGCGGATGTGAGCAATAACGAGTCCGGTTTCCTGGTGCGTCGCTTAGGTGCAGATGGTCGCTGGACAACACAAACCAACCTGCCAGCCAATACCTCCTCTTATATCGATAGCCTGCTTTCTTCACCCGGCAGTTACGACTACAAGGTGATCAGCTATCGCGACAGTGTGCCCTCAACACCCAGTGCGGCCATTACCCTGGTATACAACGATGGAACAGGCAGCTCATCATCCAGCAGTGTTCCACCTGGCAGCAGCTCCAGTTCATCCAGCAGCACTAACGGCACTGGCTCAAGCAGCAGCAGTAGTTCTACCGGTTATCTGGTTGGCGATGCAACACGCGGTGCAAACCTGTGGAATACCCAAACCTGCGTGGCTTGTCACGGTGTCGACGGTGAGCGCAATGCATCCGGTACGCCAGCATTGACCCCGCTCAATCCAAACCGCGATCTCTATCGCCACAGCCGTGATACCCAGGACCGTGCACTGAGAGACTTCATTTCCATGTGGATGCCGCAAGGTAATGAAGGCAGTTGTACTGGCCAGTGCGCCGCTGATATTGAAGCCTTTATCCGCACCTGGCGCCGTCCCAGTGATGGTATCCCGGACAATCCGGTTTCCTACTTCTCCTGTCCGTCAAACGCATCTACCTATGGCCAGCGCACACTGCGTCTGCTGACCAAACAGGAATACCAGCGCTCTGTGCGCGATCTGGTGGGTTACCAGGAAGATGTTATCTCTCGTTTGCCCGATGATTTTATTACCGGCTCCTTCGTGAATAACAATACCTTGCTGGTTGACAGGTCCCGTTACACCAGTTATTTGTCCACTGCTGAGCGTATTGCAACTAACGTTGCGACTCGCTGGAACGCTGTCTTGAGTTGTACACCCAGCACAACCTGTGCTGACCGCCTGGTTAGCGAACTCGGCCCACGCATTTTCCGCCGCCCATTAACAACAGAGGAAACCAGTGCTTATCAAGCGGTTGCCCGAGGCACTGCTGCAGGCCGTACACCAGCACAGGGGATGGAAATCGCCTTGGCCGCCATGCTGTCTTCCCCACAATTCCTGTATCGCTCGGAATTGGGTGACGCCAGCGGTAGTGGCGTGTACAAACTCAACGGCTATGAGATGGCAACCTACCTCAGTTATACCCTCACAGGTACTACGCCCAGTACTACATTGCTGGCAGCGGCAGGTCGTGGTGATTTGAATACCGTCGCCGGTATTCGCCAGCAAGCTGCAAGCCTGTTAAACACTACCAATACCCGTGAGTTACTGAATGACTTCGTAAACCGCTGGCTGGGCACCGATCAGTTGGAAACCAAAGAAAAAACCGGCGTATCCAACTTTGGCACCCTGGCAAATGACATGAAACTGGAGCTGGGTAAAAACTTCGCCCACGCAATGCTGGACAGCAGCTCTACCTTCGCGTCAATTTACAACCCGAGCTACACCCATGTTAACCAGCGCCTGGCTTCACTCTACGGTCTGTCCTACACCAGTAGCGGTGCCGATGCCGATGGCTTTGTGCGCACAGCGGCCAGCGAGCGCGGCGGTATCCTGATTTCCGGTGCCTTCCTGTCTCGCTACGCCAGTGCAACCGATGCCAACCTGGTTACCCGCTCTGTTGCCATTCGTCGCCGGATGATGTGTCAGGATATTCCTGAGCCACCCTCAGGTGTAAGCCTCGACCGTGAAGCCCTGGCTGCGCGCGACAAGGAATTCTTCGAAGATCCGCGCACAACCCAGCGCATGATCTTCGACAGGATTACATCCGGTACCAGTTGCTCCAATTGCCATGGTGAAATCATTAACCCATTGGGCGGTGCATTGGAAAACTACGATACCCTCGGTCGTGTACGCACTGTGGATTTGAAAGGCAATGCGATTGTATCTACCGGTACATTCTTCTCGCCCTTCCCACAATTGCAGTTCCTCAACGACCCGGATCGTGTAATTCACTCACCTGCCATCCAATTTAGCGGTGGTAAGGATCTCGCGCGCACCATCGTTGAAGACCCAATGGTATCCGGCCTGGCACAGAGCTGTCTGGCAACCCAGTTCATGAGCTACAGCTCGGGTATCCACTCGATCTTCCTGATTGACTCCACCAGAAATGTCGGCTACGCACGCATTAGTAAAGAGGAAGAAAATGCCTATCGCTGCGGCATTACTAACTTGACCAACGTGCTGACCACCCGTGGCCCACGTGCCATGCTCGAAGAAATTTCGGCATTGGATTCTGTGATTTACCGGCAAGAGTGGGCGCGCTAA
- a CDS encoding cellulose binding domain-containing protein produces the protein MSSFTASAINPRLRGRLARSLCALGISLASAALSTQVYAGCQYVVTNQWNNGYTASIRITNTGTSPINGWNVSWQYSGDNRLTSSWNANFSGSNPYSASNLNWNGTIQPNQTVEFGFQGSKGNATAEVPQVTGAVCGSTPSSSSSSSVPVSSSSASSVSSSSSSAIVSSSSSSVANNISWDLDSTTSYLNFVTTKNLHNVEIHTFGTLTGSISTAGVATVTIDMNSVSTGVALRDQRVRDLLFQTATYPTATITVNVPSSLLSTLAAGQTTQTDLSANVNLHGVSATVTTRVSVQRLSSSRVLVQSMAPVVTRAADFNLTDGVEALRSIVNLSSISAAVPVDFALVFNAR, from the coding sequence ATGAGTAGTTTTACAGCCTCTGCGATCAACCCGCGCCTAAGGGGCAGGCTAGCGCGATCCCTTTGTGCGCTGGGGATTTCCCTGGCAAGCGCCGCTCTTTCCACACAGGTTTATGCCGGTTGCCAATACGTGGTAACCAACCAGTGGAATAACGGCTATACCGCCAGCATAAGAATAACCAACACAGGAACAAGTCCCATCAATGGCTGGAACGTGAGTTGGCAATACAGCGGCGATAACCGCCTTACCAGTAGCTGGAACGCTAATTTCAGCGGCTCCAACCCCTACTCGGCATCGAACCTGAATTGGAACGGCACTATCCAACCCAACCAGACGGTTGAATTTGGATTCCAGGGCAGCAAAGGCAATGCGACAGCGGAAGTACCGCAAGTCACCGGTGCAGTGTGTGGCAGCACGCCCTCATCGTCATCGAGTTCATCTGTTCCGGTAAGCTCTTCCAGTGCTTCGTCAGTATCCTCATCGTCTTCCAGCGCTATCGTTAGCAGCAGCTCCAGTTCGGTGGCGAATAACATCAGCTGGGATCTGGATAGCACGACGTCTTACCTGAACTTTGTAACAACCAAAAACCTCCACAACGTTGAAATCCATACCTTTGGCACACTGACAGGTTCTATCAGTACCGCCGGTGTCGCGACTGTGACGATTGATATGAATAGCGTGAGTACCGGTGTTGCCTTGCGCGATCAACGTGTGCGCGATCTGCTGTTCCAAACAGCAACCTATCCAACAGCCACCATCACCGTGAATGTTCCCAGCAGTTTGCTGAGCACATTAGCTGCCGGACAAACCACACAAACCGACCTGAGTGCCAACGTTAACCTCCACGGTGTGAGTGCAACGGTGACAACTCGTGTATCGGTACAACGCTTATCCAGTTCACGTGTTCTGGTTCAAAGCATGGCACCGGTTGTAACGCGCGCCGCCGACTTTAATTTAACCGACGGTGTGGAAGCCCTGCGTTCGATTGTCAATCTGTCGTCAATCAGTGCGGCAGTGCCTGTGGATTTCGCGCTTGTGTTTAACGCGCGCTAA
- a CDS encoding DUF1552 domain-containing protein produces the protein MRYKDCFDKERRDFLKVVKHAGISAGLIKASSLLAGVMLARTAEAQSGTPTKHCLVFSGGGCHPDKWFPSGSTLPVQSAQLQSHYSRIALLRNASLSGAGHGVMFHRFNNGSWSEDSFDVNLGRTIGANYPVRYLNVGTTAESALSREGFNGKPIITSPQAALDILFSGGSGGGSSSGSTTPRKSVVDLHYTAISSLRTKLGQHEKDKLDSHFTAIREIEDALDTGTNPGGSCPQPPSTAVTGFDALSKLHTDIVALALECNLTASVSIAFGTDAHTHFLDVLGRESHQSHHNQGNMPLAYTEDIAYMQGLTKNLFDKFNAKGLLSSTIVTQVSDMGDADSHGNSNVPMLVAGAGITGGRVIDIGGRTQSELYQTLGLKLRADQSPNGAAYRSWATSTISGL, from the coding sequence ATGAGATATAAAGACTGCTTCGACAAAGAACGCAGAGACTTCCTGAAAGTCGTCAAACATGCCGGTATATCTGCGGGATTAATTAAGGCTTCTTCTTTGCTTGCCGGTGTTATGCTGGCGCGCACAGCGGAAGCACAATCAGGCACGCCGACCAAACACTGTTTGGTATTTTCCGGTGGCGGTTGCCATCCGGATAAGTGGTTCCCATCCGGCTCCACGCTGCCAGTACAATCTGCCCAATTGCAGTCCCACTACAGCCGTATTGCACTGTTGCGCAATGCTTCACTCAGCGGTGCGGGCCATGGGGTTATGTTCCACCGCTTTAATAACGGCAGTTGGTCCGAGGACAGCTTCGATGTAAACCTGGGGCGCACCATCGGTGCCAACTATCCGGTGAGGTACCTGAACGTAGGTACTACAGCAGAATCTGCATTAAGCCGTGAAGGTTTTAATGGCAAACCCATTATTACCAGCCCACAGGCGGCATTGGACATTCTGTTTTCCGGTGGCTCTGGCGGTGGCAGTAGCAGCGGTAGTACAACCCCAAGAAAATCTGTGGTGGACTTGCACTATACTGCTATCAGCAGTTTGAGAACCAAACTGGGGCAGCACGAAAAAGACAAGCTGGACAGTCACTTCACAGCGATTCGTGAAATCGAAGACGCCCTGGATACCGGTACAAATCCGGGAGGCTCATGTCCACAACCACCAAGTACGGCAGTGACTGGTTTTGACGCCTTGTCAAAACTGCACACGGATATAGTGGCCCTTGCCCTGGAGTGCAATCTTACCGCGTCAGTCTCTATCGCTTTCGGTACCGATGCGCATACCCACTTCCTGGATGTACTTGGCCGCGAATCGCACCAGTCGCACCACAACCAGGGCAATATGCCACTCGCTTACACAGAGGATATTGCGTACATGCAAGGCTTAACCAAAAACCTGTTTGATAAATTCAATGCGAAGGGTTTGTTAAGCTCTACCATTGTGACCCAGGTATCTGACATGGGCGATGCCGACTCCCACGGTAACAGCAATGTGCCAATGCTGGTTGCCGGTGCGGGTATCACCGGTGGCAGGGTCATCGATATTGGCGGTAGAACCCAGTCCGAGCTCTATCAAACCCTCGGCCTTAAACTGCGTGCAGACCAAAGCCCCAACGGCGCTGCATACAGAAGCTGGGCTACGTCGACTATTTCAGGTTTGTAA